A single genomic interval of Spinacia oleracea cultivar Varoflay chromosome 6, BTI_SOV_V1, whole genome shotgun sequence harbors:
- the LOC110795435 gene encoding uncharacterized protein, producing MLILFDFRIILTILECFIDDDDEQDRNSPGICVSLAGTSDRKKEHLGVASQLELLKGLHQKDFGFSSEDEVEVPDFHKRNLDWENDIGCDFVSSKVVGSTSDPDEQISSVEKGRKMLFKPIKGGNNVSEMLDRYTKGNEKQFEPCTSYAVDKEARRLDQQSETARRSTCHPFNSEDKNPGVRCKTKKRSSLQPHKLDTFWSVWKDKYPNSSNDDELLDKAESSENRPMDKTGSLIPGGGDDETSTKSLVVPMEAAMQHDYNKHSMAELLDNLQGKIMNPLLKSKKGSRRKGTEQRAVSRSMPLSHRDIISDEDLCEAVHSGSSTDNEDNAQILELAIVEPGRKTMADKFQEAFDCASVVDRRASFEVPKQSSTGLFGRLQRIMQRQKEQDADFLKKVQTEVWPEDGASCIDVKILSRSFDAKLSVCHCSLIENEESSLQNPQHENFGKIWTVIFNSRVCGDVDLEVGNLIRICPPWKDVQVLRGGEIIILALYFSQIHT from the exons ATGTTAATATTATTTGATTTTCGAATTATTCTTACCATTTTGGAATGTTTCATAGACGACGATGACGAGCAAGACCGTAATTCGCCTGGAATTTGTGTTTCCTTAGCTGGAACTTCGGACCGCAAGAAG GAACATCTGGGAGTTGCGTCACAGCTTGAGTTACTCAAAG GTTTACACCAG AAGGATTTCGGCTTCTCTTCTGAAGATGAGGTGGAAGTACCAGATTTTCACAAAAGGAACCTTGATTGGGAGAATGATATTGGATGTGACTTTGTCAGCTCAAAAGTTGTTGGTTCCACTTCTGATCCAGATGAACAGATCTCGAGTGTTGAG AAAGGAAGAAAGATGCTTTTCAAACCCATCAAAGGTGGGAATAATGTATCTGAGATGCTCGATCGTTACACTAAAGGAAATGAAAAACAGTTTGAGCCCTGCACATCTTATGCGGTTGATAAAGAGGCAAGAAGACTGGATCAACAGAGTGAAACTGCCAGAAGGTCTACATGCCATCCTTTCAATTCAGAGGACAAGAACCCTG GTGTCAGATGTAAAACCAAGAAAAGATCATCTTTACAGCCTCATAAACTAGACACTTTTTGGTCTGTTTGGAAAGACAAGTATCCTAACTCATCTAATGATGATGAGTTGCTCGACAAAGCTGAAAGTAGTGAGAATCGGCCCATGGACAAAACTGGTTCATTAATTCCCGGAGGTGGTGATGATgagacatcaacaaaaagtctTGTGGTGCCAATGGAAGCAGCTATGCAACATGATTATAATAAACATTCTATGGCTGAACTTTTGGACAACCTCCAGGGAAAGATCATGAATCCTCTCTTGAAGTCAAAAAAG GGTAGTAGGAGAAAAGGAACAGAACAACGTGCTGTTAGCAGAAGCATGCCTTTGTCACATAGGGATATAATTAGTGATGAAGACCTTTGTGAAGCTGTGCATAGTGGATCATCAACAGACAATGAG GACAATGCTCAAATTTTAGAACTTGCTATAGTAGAACCTGGAAGGAAAACAATGGCAGACAAATTCCAGGAAGCCTTTGATTGTGCTTCAGTAGTAGACAGGAGAGCTTCCTTTGAAGTACCGAAACAATCCAG CACTGGACTCTTTGGAAGATTGCAGCGTATAATGCAACGGCAGAAGGAACAAGATGCAGATTTCTTAAAGAAAGTGCAGACTGAAGTTTGGCCTGAAG ATGGAGCAAGTTGCATTGATGTGAAGATATTATCAAGATCCTTTGATGCgaagcttagtgtttgtcattgcTCTCTAATTGAAAACGAGGAG AGTTCACTTCAGAATCCTCAACATGAAAATTTTGGGAAGATATGGACTGTCATCTTTAACTCAAGGGTTTGTGGTGATGTCGACCTGGAAGTAGGCAACTTAATTCGTATCTGTCCGCCTTG GAAAGACGTACAGGTCCTTCGGGGAGGAGAGATCATAATTCTGGCTTTATACTTTTCCCAGATCCATACCTGA